From Pseudomonas sp. StFLB209, a single genomic window includes:
- a CDS encoding S1 family peptidase — protein MSTALTKDPIQEQAFLVHAGGPLSLLMLGTAVQWNDDYAVTVKHLPYLPGAVFQGRGDVQFFRHKAEQAPVWRQYKPGEQVTAVGFNSMYLPTQGQGHALSAMVRLDANDGGVMYATHNGPTVKGMSGGPVFAADGQAVGISVAYLEGDDLQALKRADLPAQAQVSIFMPYSEINREWQRFQTQLQAKARAVPAPVGLTAAR, from the coding sequence ATGTCCACCGCGTTAACCAAGGATCCCATTCAAGAACAGGCATTTCTCGTCCATGCTGGCGGGCCGTTGTCATTATTGATGCTCGGTACCGCAGTGCAGTGGAACGATGACTATGCCGTTACGGTAAAACACTTGCCGTATTTACCGGGCGCGGTATTCCAGGGCCGTGGCGATGTGCAGTTTTTCCGCCACAAGGCTGAACAGGCGCCGGTATGGCGCCAGTACAAACCGGGTGAGCAAGTCACCGCGGTGGGTTTCAACTCGATGTATCTTCCGACTCAGGGGCAGGGCCATGCGCTCAGTGCCATGGTGCGTCTGGATGCCAATGATGGGGGAGTGATGTACGCCACCCACAATGGCCCTACCGTCAAGGGGATGTCGGGCGGACCGGTGTTTGCCGCCGATGGTCAGGCGGTGGGCATCAGCGTGGCCTATCTGGAAGGCGACGACCTGCAGGCGCTCAAACGCGCCGACTTGCCGGCGCAAGCCCAGGTCAGCATTTTCATGCCGTACTCGGAAATCAACCGCGAATGGCAGCGCTTTCAGACCCAGTTGCAGGCCAAGGCCAGAGCGGTGCCGGCGCCGGTGGGTTTGACGGCGGCGCGGTAA
- a CDS encoding helix-turn-helix transcriptional regulator, whose amino-acid sequence MNSRALFPHLGKVIASTGSRHFPRMLHDLIHSHLAIDATHIRRLPLDPVQQASSPDEIDFCASAHAEQTPTASHTEAAQLHLSRHKDGFRYEISLYRSREPQGFSAQERTLLQDISPLLLPMVEKHISAVQPADTQAPVDDSSEPQTLRLRFIERLQQSGLKLSAREMEVCVGLLAGRTAPELAVQLDLKVNTIESYLKRASIKLGISGRHSLKRWMYSADDTPLAGERYVQ is encoded by the coding sequence ATGAATTCACGTGCGCTGTTCCCTCACCTCGGCAAGGTCATTGCCAGTACCGGCAGCCGGCATTTTCCGCGCATGCTGCATGATCTGATCCACAGTCATCTGGCCATCGATGCCACGCACATTCGCCGCCTGCCACTGGACCCGGTGCAACAGGCCAGCTCCCCCGATGAAATCGACTTCTGCGCTTCGGCCCATGCCGAGCAGACGCCAACCGCGTCGCACACAGAGGCCGCGCAACTGCATCTGAGCCGCCACAAGGACGGTTTCCGCTACGAAATTTCCTTGTACCGCAGCCGCGAGCCGCAGGGCTTTTCGGCCCAGGAGCGCACGCTGCTGCAGGATATCTCGCCGCTGTTGCTGCCCATGGTCGAAAAACACATCAGCGCCGTGCAACCGGCCGATACTCAAGCGCCAGTCGATGACAGCAGTGAACCGCAAACGCTGCGCCTGCGCTTCATCGAACGCCTGCAGCAAAGCGGCCTGAAACTGTCGGCCCGCGAGATGGAAGTCTGTGTCGGCCTGCTGGCCGGGCGCACCGCACCGGAGCTGGCTGTTCAGCTGGACCTGAAAGTCAATACCATCGAAAGCTATCTCAAACGCGCCTCGATCAAACTGGGCATCAGTGGCCGGCATTCACTCAAACGCTGGATGTACTCGGCAGACGACACACCGCTCGCTGGCGAGCGGTACGTTCAATAA